DNA from Sciurus carolinensis unplaced genomic scaffold, mSciCar1.2, whole genome shotgun sequence:
TTTCTGCAAAAATCCTTTCTCAGTTTAACAACCACATTCACATCATGTAAGCTCCTAAACAATGCGGTGGGGGCAGGAGAGGCATCATTTCTAGGGTCATCATTTAGCTTATGACACAGATGTCTACTGTATGACTCCACAGAGTGGCCCATGATCAGTAGACCAAGGGAAGAACACTTGATTTTCTGTCTGTGGCATTGTGTTCCAGGTATAACACCTGCATCTGCTGCAAcaacctggggaggctgagaagaAGTCCTTGGAAGTAGCCACCCCATGCAGCACTCAAGGAAGCCATGATCCCCAAATCCATATGTTCTTAACTCCTGATGTCCTTGGAATGAATCATAGTACCCTTCTTTGCATCAGTATATTAGAATtagcaatttcatttctttgagaaCTGATGTTATCTTCACAAAACATGTCTTAATATTGCAAAAATATCTGAAGCCCCTGAGATAATCTAATTACATGAATTTCATAAACATGAAATTGATCAGGGTGGATGCTGAGGTTACCTCATGAGGACCAGGTAACAGCTCAGTAATTACTTAATTGAGAATGAAAATTCACTTTATTTGCCTGACAGCATGTCTGTCTGTGAGATGCAACCCTCACGGCCCTCCCCACAGGATCAGACTGAAGAAAGTGTCCACATAGGACCTTGACCCTGTTTAACCTTTTCCCTGTCCTGTCCAACTTCTGCAGCTCTCCTTCTGAGTCTGATCCAAAAAGCATCACTAAACTAAAACCGCCAACTTGGTCTTTCCTTGACAGAGTTGAAGCAACCAAATGGCAGTTAGAGATTGAATTCATTGTTGAACATCACAGAACTGTACAGAAACTAAGGGCTAGTATGGCACCCAAGTAGAAACGAACTTCACTCTCACATTCTCACACCCATACGACCAGGGGAAGCTACACTCTACATGGGACTACAATCTTGCATAAATATTTCCCCAGCTGAGTCTTTTCTTCCAAATTACCTCAATGAAACCTGTTAAAGTTTGAACCCCTCCTTCAGGTTCTGCTTCTGTAAGACAAGCACAAAGAATTGTGGTTGAGAATTGGAATCACCAAACATCATAGATGTAGATGAAAGCAGTCAGGTTTCAAGGTACGTTAATAAGCATCAGACCATTTCCTCGTCTGATTGTTTTAGAAGAATGTAGTGACAACAGAAGTGTACATTCTGACTCATGAGGAATTCTGCCACTTTGATTTTCAATAAAAACCCAAGTCCAAAGTAAATAACATCTCATAGAGGAGAGGTTGTTCCACTGATGAGCTTCCTCAGGACCtccttcatgtccctgttcctcagactgtagataaaggggttcagcatttgAGGGACCatggtgtacatcactgaggccactgcAGTCTTCCTGGGAGAGTCAGTAAATACAGAGCTAATGTACACCCCAAATCCTGtgccatagaacaaggagacgacagacaggtgagacccacaggtggaaaagactTTATGCTTTCCTCCTGGTGATggcattctcaagacagaggacacaatgtgACAGTAAGAGAAAATGATCCCAGAAAGAGGAGCACCACCAAATATGCAAGCTGCAATATATATAAGGATGTTATCAATGAGAGTATCAGAACAGGCCAGCTTGATGACCTgatcaagttcacagaagaagtggggaatctccaggtctgtgcagaaggacaacCACAGCACCATCAGAGTGTGGAGGAGGCCATCTACAATACTGATGGATAGGGAGACCAGAACCAGAAGGACACACAGACTGgggttcatgatgactgtgtacctACGTGgatgacaaatggccacatagcggtcatagg
Protein-coding regions in this window:
- the LOC124975338 gene encoding olfactory receptor 7G2-like encodes the protein MKTGNQTIVSKFLLLGLTEDPGLQPLIFSLFLSMYLVTILGNLLIILAVSSDSHLHTPMYFFLCSLSFNDICLSSSIIPKMLVNILAQDQSITYAGCLFQVCFVLVFMAMESCLLAVMSYDRYVAICHPRRYTVIMNPSLCVLLVLVSLSISIVDGLLHTLMVLWLSFCTDLEIPHFFCELDQVIKLACSDTLIDNILIYIAACIFGGAPLSGIIFSYCHIVSSVLRMPSPGGKHKVFSTCGSHLSVVSLFYGTGFGVYISSVFTDSPRKTAVASVMYTMVPQMLNPFIYSLRNRDMKEVLRKLISGTTSPL